The Streptomyces sp. NBC_01353 genome contains a region encoding:
- the grpE gene encoding nucleotide exchange factor GrpE, with protein MTEETPGFDEQPDVPSGATPDDAADAAEAPSTEEGPAAPAGDASSKSSAETAGLTAQLDQVRSALSERTGDLQRLQAEYQNYRRRVERDRVTVKEIAVAGLLTELLPVLDDIGRARDHGELVGGFKSVAESLETVAAKMGLQQFGKEGEPFDPTIHEALMHSYAPDVTETTCVAILQPGYRIGERTIRPARVAVAEPQPGATPAAKEEKSADEESAGPEEG; from the coding sequence ATGACGGAGGAGACCCCGGGCTTCGACGAGCAGCCCGACGTCCCCTCCGGCGCCACCCCTGACGACGCCGCCGACGCCGCCGAGGCCCCCTCCACGGAGGAGGGCCCGGCGGCCCCGGCCGGGGACGCAAGCAGCAAGAGCTCGGCCGAGACCGCAGGTCTCACCGCCCAGCTGGACCAGGTCCGCAGCGCGCTCTCCGAGCGCACCGGGGACCTCCAGCGGCTCCAGGCCGAGTACCAGAACTACCGCCGTCGGGTGGAGCGGGACCGGGTCACCGTCAAGGAGATCGCGGTCGCGGGCCTTCTGACGGAGCTTCTGCCCGTGCTCGACGACATCGGTCGGGCCCGGGACCACGGCGAGCTCGTGGGCGGCTTCAAGTCGGTGGCCGAGTCGCTGGAGACGGTGGCCGCCAAGATGGGGCTGCAGCAGTTCGGCAAGGAGGGCGAGCCCTTCGACCCGACGATCCACGAGGCCCTGATGCACTCGTACGCGCCGGATGTCACCGAGACGACCTGCGTGGCGATCCTGCAGCCGGGGTACCGGATCGGCGAGCGGACCATCCGGCCCGCGCGCGTGGCGGTGGCCGAGCCCCAGCCCGGGGCGACGCCGGCCGCGAAGGAAGAGAAGTCGGCAGACGAGGAGAGCGCCGGCCCCGAGGAGGGCTAG